From the Zonotrichia albicollis isolate bZonAlb1 chromosome Z, bZonAlb1.hap1, whole genome shotgun sequence genome, one window contains:
- the CCL28 gene encoding LOW QUALITY PROTEIN: C-C motif chemokine 28 (The sequence of the model RefSeq protein was modified relative to this genomic sequence to represent the inferred CDS: substituted 1 base at 1 genomic stop codon), which yields MSYRSSICVVSNIATPLLALFPGAFSCCTKISDEISKGILRRVERFEIQKAGGLCHLEAVILHVKGRKFCVNPWNRKVEKMMKKMKHKIHRSKTHVRKQRRTRRTREKEQKQXQNEAK from the exons ATGAGTTATCGCTCTTCTATCTGTGTTGTTTCTAACATTGCCACTCCTCTTTTAGCTTTGTTTCCAGGGGCCTTTAGCTGTTGCACGAAAATTTCAGATGAAATTTCCAAAGGAATTCTCAGAAGAGTGGAGAGATTTGAAATCCAGAAAGCTGGTGGCCTGTGTCACCTAGAGGCTGTTAT TCTCCATGTGAAAGGCAGAAAGTTCTGTGTGAATCCATGGAATAGAAAAGTTGAAAAAATGATGAAGAAGATGAAGCACAAGATTCACAGGAGCAAAACTCATGTTAGAAAGCAGAGAAGAACCAGAAGAACCAGAGAGAAAGAGCAGAAGCAGTagcaaaatgaagcaaaatga
- the HMGCS1 gene encoding hydroxymethylglutaryl-CoA synthase, cytoplasmic isoform X2 → MPGSLPVNAESCWPKDVGIVALEIYFPSQYVDQTELEKYDGVDAGKYTIGLGQARMGFCSDREDINSLCLTVVQKLMERNNLSYDCIGRLEVGTETIIDKSKSVKTVLMQLFEESGNTDVEGIDTTNACYGGTAALFNAINWIESSSWDGRYALVVAGDIAVYASGNARPTGGAGAVAMLVGPNAPLIFERGLRGTHMQHAYDFYKPDMVSEYPVVDGKLSIQCYLSALDRCYTVYRNKIHAQWQKEGTDRRFTLNDFGFMIFHSPYCKLVQKSVARLLLNDFLSDQNPETANGVFSGLEAFRDIKLEDTYFDRDVEKAFMKASTELFNQKTKASLLVSNQNGNMYTPSVYGCLASLLAQYSPEQLAGQRISVFSYGSGFAATLYSIRVTQDATPGSALDKITASLSDLKTRLDSRKCIAPDVFAENMKLRQETHHLANYIPQCSVEDLFEGTWYLVRVDEKHRRTYARRPLMSDGPLEARVGVVHPGIVHEHIPSPAKKVPRIPATTESEGVTVAISNGEH, encoded by the exons ATGCCTGGGTCTCTTCCAGTGAATGCTGAATCCTGTTGGCCCAAAGATGTGGGAATTGTGGCACTGGAAATATATTTTCCATCTCAGTATGTTGACCAGACAGAGCTGGAGAAGTACGATGGTGTGGATGCTGGGAAGTACACCATTGGGCTGGGCCAGGCAAGGATGGGGTTCTGCTCTGACCGGGAGGATATCAATTCCCTCTGCTTGACTGTGGTCCAGAAGCTCATGGAGAGGAACAACCTTTCCTATGATTGCATTGGGAGATTAGAAGTTGGAACGGAGACCATAATTGACAAATCCAAATCTGTGAAGACCGTCCTGATGCAGCTTTTTGAAGAGTCTGGTAATACAGATGTAGAAGGAATTGACACCACCAATGCATGCTATGGAGGCACAGCTGCTCTTTTTAATGCTATTAATTGGATTGAGTCCAGTTCCTGGGACG GTCGCTACGCCCTTGTGGTGgctggagacattgctgtgtaTGCCTCTGGAAATGCCAGGCCCACTGGGGGAGCTGGTGCTGTTGCAATGCTGGTGGGCCCAAATGCACCGCTGATTTTTGAGAGAG GGTTGCGCGGAACCCACATGCAGCACGCGTATGACTTCTATAAACCAGACATGGTCTCTGAATATCCTGTGGTGGATGGCAAGCTCTCCATACAGTGCTACCTCAGTGCTCTGGACCGCTGCTACACCGTCTATCGCAACAAAATCCACGCCCAGTGGCAGAAGG AGGGGACAGACAGACGTTTCACCTTGAATGACTTTGGATTCATGATCTTCCACTCTCCATACTGTAAACTGGTACAGAAATCTGTGGCTAGACTCTTGCTGAATGACTTTCTCAGTGACCAGAACCCAGAAACAGCAAATGGTGTTTTCAGTGGTCTGGAAGCCTTCAG GGATATAAAACTTGAAGATACATACTTTGACAGAGATGTGGAGAAAGCTTTTATGAAAGCTAGTACAGAGCTCTTCAATCAGAAAACCAAAGCTTCATTACTTGTATCCAATCAGAATGGAAATATGTATACCCCTTCAGTCTACGGTTGCCTTGCCTCTCTTCTAGCCCA GTACTCCCCAGAGCAGCTTGCGGGACAGAGAATCAGCGTGTTCTCCTATGGCTCTGGTTTTGCTGCTACCCTGTACTCCATCAGGGTCACACAGGATGCCACTCCTG GTTctgcactggacaaaataactGCCAGCCTTTCTGATCTCAAAACAAGACTTGACTCAAGAAAATGTATTGCACCTGATGTCTTTGCTGAAAACATGAAGCTCAGACAGGAAACACATCATTTGG CCAATTATATTCCGCAGTGTTCGGTCGAGGATCTTTTTGAAGGAACATGGTACCTTGTGCGTGTGGATGAAAAACACAGGAGAACTTATGCCCGACGCCCACTCATGAGTGATGGACCTCTGGAAGCGAGAGTTGGAGTTGTCCATCCGGGCATTGTTCATGAG CACATCCCAAGCCCTGCTAAGAAAGTGCCAAGAATCCCTGCAACAACAGAATCTGAAGGCGTTACTGTCGCCATTTCCAATGGGGAGCATTAA
- the HMGCS1 gene encoding hydroxymethylglutaryl-CoA synthase, cytoplasmic isoform X1 — translation MGFRSVSATMPGSLPVNAESCWPKDVGIVALEIYFPSQYVDQTELEKYDGVDAGKYTIGLGQARMGFCSDREDINSLCLTVVQKLMERNNLSYDCIGRLEVGTETIIDKSKSVKTVLMQLFEESGNTDVEGIDTTNACYGGTAALFNAINWIESSSWDGRYALVVAGDIAVYASGNARPTGGAGAVAMLVGPNAPLIFERGLRGTHMQHAYDFYKPDMVSEYPVVDGKLSIQCYLSALDRCYTVYRNKIHAQWQKEGTDRRFTLNDFGFMIFHSPYCKLVQKSVARLLLNDFLSDQNPETANGVFSGLEAFRDIKLEDTYFDRDVEKAFMKASTELFNQKTKASLLVSNQNGNMYTPSVYGCLASLLAQYSPEQLAGQRISVFSYGSGFAATLYSIRVTQDATPGSALDKITASLSDLKTRLDSRKCIAPDVFAENMKLRQETHHLANYIPQCSVEDLFEGTWYLVRVDEKHRRTYARRPLMSDGPLEARVGVVHPGIVHEHIPSPAKKVPRIPATTESEGVTVAISNGEH, via the exons ATGGGATTCCGCAGCGT atCTGCCACGATGCCTGGGTCTCTTCCAGTGAATGCTGAATCCTGTTGGCCCAAAGATGTGGGAATTGTGGCACTGGAAATATATTTTCCATCTCAGTATGTTGACCAGACAGAGCTGGAGAAGTACGATGGTGTGGATGCTGGGAAGTACACCATTGGGCTGGGCCAGGCAAGGATGGGGTTCTGCTCTGACCGGGAGGATATCAATTCCCTCTGCTTGACTGTGGTCCAGAAGCTCATGGAGAGGAACAACCTTTCCTATGATTGCATTGGGAGATTAGAAGTTGGAACGGAGACCATAATTGACAAATCCAAATCTGTGAAGACCGTCCTGATGCAGCTTTTTGAAGAGTCTGGTAATACAGATGTAGAAGGAATTGACACCACCAATGCATGCTATGGAGGCACAGCTGCTCTTTTTAATGCTATTAATTGGATTGAGTCCAGTTCCTGGGACG GTCGCTACGCCCTTGTGGTGgctggagacattgctgtgtaTGCCTCTGGAAATGCCAGGCCCACTGGGGGAGCTGGTGCTGTTGCAATGCTGGTGGGCCCAAATGCACCGCTGATTTTTGAGAGAG GGTTGCGCGGAACCCACATGCAGCACGCGTATGACTTCTATAAACCAGACATGGTCTCTGAATATCCTGTGGTGGATGGCAAGCTCTCCATACAGTGCTACCTCAGTGCTCTGGACCGCTGCTACACCGTCTATCGCAACAAAATCCACGCCCAGTGGCAGAAGG AGGGGACAGACAGACGTTTCACCTTGAATGACTTTGGATTCATGATCTTCCACTCTCCATACTGTAAACTGGTACAGAAATCTGTGGCTAGACTCTTGCTGAATGACTTTCTCAGTGACCAGAACCCAGAAACAGCAAATGGTGTTTTCAGTGGTCTGGAAGCCTTCAG GGATATAAAACTTGAAGATACATACTTTGACAGAGATGTGGAGAAAGCTTTTATGAAAGCTAGTACAGAGCTCTTCAATCAGAAAACCAAAGCTTCATTACTTGTATCCAATCAGAATGGAAATATGTATACCCCTTCAGTCTACGGTTGCCTTGCCTCTCTTCTAGCCCA GTACTCCCCAGAGCAGCTTGCGGGACAGAGAATCAGCGTGTTCTCCTATGGCTCTGGTTTTGCTGCTACCCTGTACTCCATCAGGGTCACACAGGATGCCACTCCTG GTTctgcactggacaaaataactGCCAGCCTTTCTGATCTCAAAACAAGACTTGACTCAAGAAAATGTATTGCACCTGATGTCTTTGCTGAAAACATGAAGCTCAGACAGGAAACACATCATTTGG CCAATTATATTCCGCAGTGTTCGGTCGAGGATCTTTTTGAAGGAACATGGTACCTTGTGCGTGTGGATGAAAAACACAGGAGAACTTATGCCCGACGCCCACTCATGAGTGATGGACCTCTGGAAGCGAGAGTTGGAGTTGTCCATCCGGGCATTGTTCATGAG CACATCCCAAGCCCTGCTAAGAAAGTGCCAAGAATCCCTGCAACAACAGAATCTGAAGGCGTTACTGTCGCCATTTCCAATGGGGAGCATTAA